In a single window of the Coffea eugenioides isolate CCC68of chromosome 3, Ceug_1.0, whole genome shotgun sequence genome:
- the LOC113765298 gene encoding RPM1-interacting protein 4-like, whose product MAQRSQVPKFGNWESEEDVPYTVYFDNARKGKKGSKMNTNDPQEDLDAETKGQKRPEAARAKHVRRTSREDGDLRKSIDSPLHSDAMSQKSANESPHHKQGGLKHGSRKPESEGSKGTDTVRPRHESREEGDLRRPTDSPLRNETGNRRTSHDSPHHRHGGLSAGETPKRVARQSVGSDRSIDQSPLHPHSQVRTGGRGSGVSSPSWERKGSSEGGLGLAPSTPGGSRLKSVTRGDETPDHSPAVPKFGDWDETDPASAEGYTHIFNKVREERHSGAGKVPVMPTESSYSNGQKRIGNDNSKCCWCFPCGR is encoded by the exons atggct CAACGGTCACAAGTTCCAAAGTTTGGCAATTGGGAAAGCGAGGAAGATGTGCCTTACACTGTCTACTTTGATAATGCCAGGAAGGGCAAGAAAGGTAGCAAAATGAATACAAATGATCCGCAAGAGGATCTGGATGCTGAAACAAAGGGCCAAAAAAGACCAGAGGCAGCCAGGGCAAAGCATGTGCGACGCACTAGCCGAGAAGATGGTGACCTGAGGAAATCAATCGACTCTCCCTTGCACTCTGATGCCATGAGTCAGAAATCTGCAAATGAATCACCTCATCATAAGCAAGGTGGTTTAAAACATGGGAGTAGAAAACCAGAGTCAGAAGGATCGAAGGGAACTGACACAGTAAGACCAAGGCATGAAAGTCGAGAAGAAGGTGATTTGAGGAGGCCAACTGATTCTCCATTGCGGAATGAGACCGGAAACCGTAGAACTAGTCATGATTCTCCACATCATCGTCATGGTGGCCTGAGTGCTGGTGAAACACCTAAGAGGGTTGCTAGGCAAAGTGTGGGGTCTGATCGCAGCATTGACCAGTCTCCGCTACATCCACACTCTCAGGTAAGGACTGGTGGCAGAGGCAGTGGAGTTTCTTCTCCATCTTGGGAAAGAAAAGGCTCCTCAGAAGGTGGCCTTGGTTTGGCTCCTTCCACTCCTGGGGGATCGCGGTTAAAATCAGTAACACGAGGCGATGAAACT CCTGATCACAGCCCTGCTGTTCCCAAATTCGGCGATTGGGATGAGACTGATCCTGCATCAGCAGAAGGATACACTCACATATTTAACAAAGTGCGAGAGGAGAGACACAGTGGAGCTGGAAAAGTACCTGTTATGCCGACAGAATCATCTTACTCCAATGGTCAGAAACGAATTGGAAATGACAATTCGAAG